The proteins below come from a single Aegilops tauschii subsp. strangulata cultivar AL8/78 chromosome 6, Aet v6.0, whole genome shotgun sequence genomic window:
- the LOC109739218 gene encoding abscisic acid 8'-hydroxylase 1 translates to MAAFILFLCLLVPLVLACAVRARKGAAGRASSGGGGKKGGTSLPLPPGSMGWPYVGETTQLYSSKNPNVFFARKRNKYGPIFKTHILGCPCVMVSSPEAAKFVLVTQAHLFKPTFPASKERMLGPQAIFFQQGDYHAHLRRLVSRAFSPEAIRGSVPAIEAIALRSLGSWEDLQVNTFQEMKTYALNVALLSIFGEEEMQYIEELKQCYLTLEKGYNSMPVNLPGTLFHKAMKARKRLGAIVAHIISARRERERGSDLLGSFMDGREALTDDQIADNAIGVIFAARDTTASVLTWMVKFLGDNPAVLKAVTEEHAEIAREKALSGEPLSWADTRRMRMTGRVIQETMRVASILSFTFREAVEDVEYQGYLIPKGWKVLPLFRNIHHNPDHFPSPEKFDPSRFEVAPKPNTFMPFGNGTHSCPGNELAKLEMLVLCHHLATKYRWSTSKSESGVQFGPFALPINGLPMTFTRKDDKNKA, encoded by the exons ATGGCTGCTTTCATCCTCTTCCTCTGCTTGCTCGTGCCGCTCGTCCTCGCGTGCGCCGTCCGCGCCAGGAAGGGCGCCGCCGGGCGGGCgtcgtcgggcggcggcggcaaaAAGGGCGGCACCAGCCTGCCGCTGCCGCCGGGGTCGATGGGGTGGCCGTACGTGGGCGAGACCACGCAGCTCTACTCCTCCAAGAACCCCAACGTCTTCTTCGCCAGGAAGCGGAACAAGTACGGGCCCATCTTCAAGACGCACATCCTCGGGTGCCCCTGCGTCATGGTGTCCAGCCCGGAGGCCGCCAAGTTCGTGCTCGTCACTCAGGCGCACCTCTTCAAGCCTACCTTCCCGGCCAGCAAGGAGCGGATGCTGGGCCCCCAGGCCATCTTCTTCCAGCAGGGGGACTACCATGCCCACCTCCGCCGTCTCGTCTCACGCGCCTTCTCTCCCGAGGCCATCCGCGGTTCCGTCCCTGCCATCGAGGCTATCGCCCTCCGCTCCCTCGGCTCCTGGGAAGACCTGCAAGTCAACACCTTCCAAGAGATGAAGACT TACGCTCTGAATGTGGCATTGCTGTCCATCTTCGGCGAGGAGGAGATGCAGTACATCGAGGAGCTGAAGCAGTGCTACCTGACGCTGGAGAAGGGGTACAACTCGATGCCGGTGAACCTGCCGGGCACGCTGTTCCACAAGGCCATGAAGGCCCGAAAGCGGCTGGGCGCCATTGTGGCCCACATCATCTCGGCCCGGCGCGAGCGCGAGCGCGGGAGCGACCTCCTGGGCTCCTTCATGGACGGCCGCGAGGCGCTCACCGACGACCAGATCGCCGACAACGCCATCGGCGTCATCTTCGCCGCGCGCGACACCACCGCCAGCGTGCTCACGTGGATGGTCAAGTTCCTCGGCGACAACCCCGCCGTCCTCAAAGCCGTCACC GAAGAGCACGCTGAGATCGCGAGGGAGAAGGCGTTGTCCGGCGAGCCACTGTCGTGGGCCGACACGCGGCGGATGCGGATGACGGGCCGGGTGATCCAGGAGACGATGCGGGTGGCGTCCATCCTCTCCTTCACCTTCAGGGAGGCCGTGGAGGACGTGGAGTACCAAG GGTACCTGATTCCCAAGGGCTGGAAAGTGCTTCCCCTGTTCCGGAACATCCACCACAACCCCGACCACTTCCCCTCCCCTGAAAAGTTCGATCCTTCACGATTCGAG GTGGCCCCCAAGCCCAACACGTTCATGCCGTTCGGGAACGGGACCCACTCGTGCCCCGGCAACGAGCTGGCCAAGCTGGAGATGCTCGTCCTCTGCCACCACCTCGCCACCAAGTACAGATGGTCCACCTCCAAGTCCGAGAGCGGCGTCCAGTTCGGCCCCTTCGCCCTCCCCATCAACGGCCTCCCCATGACCTTCACCCGCAAGGACGACAAGAACAAAGCCtga